In the genome of Polaribacter sp. MED152, one region contains:
- a CDS encoding ribonucleoside-diphosphate reductase subunit alpha, translating into MYVVKRDGKKEPVMFDKITARVKKMCYGLNKIVDPVKVAMRVIEGLYDGVTTSELDNLAAETAATMTTAHPDYAKLAARIAVSNLHKNTKKSFSETMDDLYFYVNPRTEKKAPLLADDVYEIIKANAEKLDSTIIYNRDFNYDYFGFKTLERSYLLKLNGQIAERPQHMLMRVSIGIHKNDIDEAIATYELMSKKYFTHATPTLFNSGTPKPQMSSCFLLQMQDDSIEGIYDTLKQTAKISQSAGGIGLSLHNIRATGSYIAGTNGTSNGIVPMLRVFNDTARYVDQGGGKRKGSFAMYLEPWHADIFDFLDLKKNHGKEEMRARDLFYAMWISDLFMKRVQEDGEWTLMCPHECPHLYDTYGEEFERLYTSYEAAGKGRKTIKARELWEKILESQIETGTPYMLYKDAVNRKTNQKNLGTIRSSNLCTEIMEYTAKDEVAVCNLASIALPMFVSERENGEKYFNHKKLFDVTKKVTRNLDTVIDANFYPVKEAENSNFRHRPVGLGIQGLADTFINLRLPFTSDEAKKLNQDIFETMYYAAVTSSMEIAKAKEPYSTFKGSPMSEGEFQFNMWGVNDNELSGNWDWDKLRKNVMKYGVRNSLLVAPMPTASTSQILGNNEAFEPYTSNIYTRRVLSGEFIVVNKHLLEDLVELGLWDNDMKESIMRANGSIQHIEEIPSELRELYKTVWEMSMKDIIDMARHRGYFIDQSQSLNLFLKDPDYGKLTSMHFYAWKSGLKTGMYYLRTKSAVNAIQFTVSKEKKAEVIEEEKPMTPAEFKAMVDASKGAGPDDDCLMCGS; encoded by the coding sequence ATGTACGTAGTTAAAAGAGATGGCAAAAAAGAGCCAGTGATGTTCGACAAGATCACTGCTAGAGTAAAAAAAATGTGTTATGGATTAAATAAAATTGTTGATCCTGTAAAAGTGGCCATGCGTGTTATAGAAGGTTTGTATGATGGTGTAACTACTTCAGAGCTAGATAATTTAGCTGCAGAAACAGCTGCAACCATGACGACTGCTCATCCAGATTATGCAAAATTAGCTGCAAGAATTGCAGTTTCTAACTTGCATAAAAATACTAAGAAGTCATTCTCAGAAACTATGGATGATTTGTATTTTTATGTAAATCCACGTACAGAAAAAAAGGCACCTTTATTGGCAGATGATGTATATGAAATTATCAAAGCAAATGCAGAAAAGCTAGATTCTACCATCATTTATAATAGAGATTTTAACTACGATTATTTTGGTTTTAAAACATTAGAACGTTCATACTTATTAAAGTTGAATGGTCAAATAGCAGAACGTCCACAGCACATGTTAATGCGTGTTTCTATTGGTATTCATAAAAATGATATTGATGAAGCAATTGCAACTTACGAGTTAATGAGTAAAAAATATTTTACACATGCAACTCCTACTCTTTTTAACTCAGGTACACCAAAGCCACAAATGTCTTCTTGTTTCTTATTACAAATGCAAGATGATAGTATAGAGGGTATTTACGATACATTAAAACAAACAGCTAAAATTTCTCAGTCAGCAGGAGGTATAGGTTTGTCTTTACATAATATTAGAGCTACAGGTTCTTACATTGCAGGTACAAATGGTACAAGTAATGGTATTGTACCAATGTTACGTGTTTTTAATGATACAGCACGTTATGTAGATCAAGGTGGAGGTAAGCGTAAAGGTTCTTTTGCAATGTATTTAGAACCTTGGCATGCAGATATTTTCGACTTTTTAGATTTAAAGAAAAACCATGGTAAAGAAGAAATGCGTGCAAGAGATTTATTCTATGCAATGTGGATTTCAGATTTATTTATGAAACGTGTTCAAGAAGATGGAGAGTGGACATTAATGTGTCCTCATGAGTGTCCTCATTTATATGATACTTATGGTGAAGAGTTTGAGCGTTTGTATACAAGTTACGAAGCTGCTGGTAAAGGAAGAAAAACCATTAAAGCACGTGAATTATGGGAGAAAATTCTAGAATCTCAAATAGAGACAGGAACTCCTTATATGTTATATAAAGATGCAGTAAACAGAAAAACAAACCAGAAAAATTTAGGTACAATTCGTTCTTCTAACTTATGTACAGAAATTATGGAGTACACTGCAAAAGACGAAGTTGCTGTATGTAACTTAGCTTCTATAGCATTGCCAATGTTTGTTTCTGAAAGAGAAAATGGAGAAAAATACTTCAATCATAAAAAATTATTCGATGTAACTAAGAAAGTTACTCGTAATTTAGATACAGTAATTGATGCAAACTTTTACCCAGTAAAAGAAGCAGAAAATTCAAACTTCAGACACAGACCAGTTGGTTTAGGTATTCAAGGTTTAGCAGATACATTTATCAATTTACGTTTGCCTTTTACCAGTGATGAGGCTAAAAAATTGAATCAAGATATTTTTGAAACAATGTATTATGCTGCTGTAACTTCTTCTATGGAAATTGCAAAAGCAAAAGAACCATATTCTACATTTAAAGGATCTCCAATGTCTGAAGGAGAATTCCAATTTAATATGTGGGGTGTAAATGATAATGAATTAAGTGGAAACTGGGATTGGGATAAATTGCGTAAAAACGTAATGAAATACGGAGTTAGAAACTCTTTATTAGTTGCACCAATGCCAACTGCATCAACATCACAAATATTAGGAAACAATGAAGCGTTTGAGCCTTATACTTCTAATATTTATACAAGAAGAGTTTTATCTGGTGAGTTTATTGTGGTAAACAAACACTTATTAGAAGACTTGGTAGAATTAGGTTTGTGGGATAATGATATGAAAGAAAGCATTATGCGTGCAAATGGTTCTATACAACACATAGAAGAAATTCCTTCAGAATTAAGAGAATTGTATAAGACTGTTTGGGAAATGAGTATGAAAGATATTATTGATATGGCACGTCATAGAGGATACTTTATCGATCAGTCTCAATCTTTAAACTTATTCTTAAAAGATCCAGATTATGGTAAATTAACATCAATGCATTTCTATGCTTGGAAATCTGGATTAAAAACAGGAATGTATTACCTAAGAACTAAATCTGCAGTAAATGCAATTCAGTTTACGGTTTCTAAAGAGAAAAAGGCAGAGGTTATTGAAGAAGAGAAACCAATGACGCCTGCAGAATTTAAAGCAATGGTAGATGCTTCTAAAGGAGCAGGGCCAGATGATGATTGTTTAATGTGTGGATCTTAA
- a CDS encoding ribonucleotide-diphosphate reductase subunit beta, whose product MSKQEPILQPNDNRFVIFPIQHNDLWEWYKKQQACFWTAEEIDLHSDLVDWTTKLTDDERYFIKHILAFFAASDGIVNENLAENFVNEVQYSEAKFFYGFQIMMENIHSETYSLLIDTYVKDEVEKDRLFRAIEVFPAIKKKADWALKWIESESFAERLIAFAAVEGIFFSGAFCSIFWLKKRGLLPGLTFSNELISRDEGMHCDFAVHLHNNHIVNRVPKDRIKEIIVDALDIEREFVTESLPVSLIGMNAKLMTQYLEFVTDRLLLEFGCEKVYDVTNPFDFMEMISLEGKTNFFEKRVSEYQKAGVKSGGTGSISFDSDF is encoded by the coding sequence ATGTCTAAACAAGAACCAATTTTACAACCAAATGATAACCGCTTTGTAATTTTCCCTATTCAACATAACGATTTATGGGAATGGTATAAAAAACAGCAGGCTTGTTTTTGGACAGCTGAAGAAATTGATTTGCATTCAGATTTAGTAGACTGGACAACCAAATTAACAGATGATGAGCGTTATTTCATTAAGCACATCTTAGCATTTTTTGCAGCATCAGATGGTATTGTAAATGAAAACTTAGCAGAAAACTTTGTGAACGAAGTGCAATATTCAGAAGCTAAATTTTTCTATGGTTTTCAAATCATGATGGAGAACATTCATTCAGAAACCTACTCTTTACTAATTGATACTTATGTAAAAGATGAAGTAGAAAAAGACAGGTTATTTAGAGCAATTGAAGTTTTTCCTGCAATTAAGAAAAAGGCAGATTGGGCTTTAAAGTGGATTGAATCAGAATCTTTTGCAGAGCGTTTAATTGCTTTTGCAGCAGTAGAAGGTATCTTCTTTTCAGGAGCGTTCTGTTCTATCTTCTGGTTAAAGAAAAGAGGTTTATTACCTGGTTTAACTTTTTCTAATGAATTGATTTCTAGAGACGAGGGTATGCACTGTGATTTTGCTGTCCACTTACACAACAATCACATTGTAAATAGAGTGCCAAAAGACAGGATTAAAGAAATCATTGTAGATGCTTTAGATATTGAAAGAGAGTTTGTAACAGAGTCATTACCAGTAAGTTTAATTGGTATGAATGCAAAACTTATGACACAATACTTAGAATTTGTAACAGACAGGTTATTGTTAGAATTCGGTTGTGAAAAAGTATACGATGTTACCAATCCATTCGATTTTATGGAAATGATTTCTTTAGAAGGTAAAACAAACTTCTTCGAAAAAAGAGTATCAGAATACCAAAAAGCTGGAGTAAAATCTGGTGGTACAGGTAGTATTAGTTTCGATTCAGATTTCTAG
- a CDS encoding cold-shock protein translates to MKNGTVKFFNESKGFGFVIEDGSKTEYFVHVSGLIDEIREGDAVEFDLKEGRKGLNAVDVRVI, encoded by the coding sequence GTGAAAAACGGAACAGTAAAATTCTTCAACGAATCTAAAGGATTTGGATTTGTAATTGAAGACGGTTCAAAAACAGAGTATTTTGTACACGTATCAGGTTTAATTGACGAGATTAGAGAAGGTGATGCAGTAGAATTTGACCTGAAAGAAGGTAGAAAAGGTTTAAACGCAGTAGACGTTAGAGTTATCTAA
- a CDS encoding heme A synthase, with the protein MKKRFPQIVQIAIISLYLIFLAGSIVRMTGSGMGCPDWPKCFGYYIPPTSEEQITWKPNTEFKEGFIIIKDEVLFVAEKDLTTSNEFDADNWSEYTKHDYNIFNVYHTWTEYINRLVSVLAGFVFLFLIYGSTKYWKENKTITFLSFGAFFLMLFEAWLGKTVIESNLTPTIITIHMVVGLIIIALLLNLKYIISDQKTYPYNSLFNKLLIVSVIFSLIQIAMGTQVRQFIDEQVKLFGFENKNHSLMNPSFKFYFHRSFTIAIVLVNFGLFYINQIKKLGYKLINWIVFLIFLEAITGILMYYAEIPIGTQAIHLMAGALLFGMQFYLWLQSRKTIKR; encoded by the coding sequence ATGAAAAAAAGGTTTCCACAAATTGTACAAATTGCTATTATTTCTCTGTACCTTATTTTTCTAGCAGGCTCTATTGTTAGAATGACTGGTTCTGGAATGGGTTGCCCAGATTGGCCTAAATGTTTTGGCTATTATATACCACCAACATCTGAAGAGCAAATAACTTGGAAACCAAATACCGAGTTTAAAGAAGGCTTTATCATAATAAAAGACGAAGTTTTATTCGTAGCCGAAAAAGACCTTACAACATCTAATGAATTTGATGCTGATAATTGGTCTGAATACACAAAACATGATTACAACATTTTTAATGTCTATCATACTTGGACAGAGTACATCAATAGACTAGTATCAGTATTAGCAGGCTTTGTATTTCTGTTTCTAATTTATGGTTCTACTAAATATTGGAAAGAGAATAAAACCATCACCTTTTTATCTTTTGGTGCCTTTTTCTTGATGCTATTTGAAGCTTGGCTTGGTAAAACAGTTATAGAAAGCAACTTAACACCTACTATCATTACCATACACATGGTTGTTGGCTTGATAATTATTGCTCTTCTTTTGAACTTAAAATACATTATTTCAGATCAAAAAACTTATCCTTATAACTCACTATTTAATAAATTACTTATTGTTTCTGTGATATTTTCTTTGATACAAATTGCAATGGGTACTCAAGTAAGACAATTTATAGACGAGCAAGTAAAACTATTTGGTTTCGAAAATAAGAACCATAGTTTAATGAACCCAAGTTTTAAATTTTACTTTCATAGATCGTTTACAATTGCAATTGTTTTGGTAAACTTTGGCTTATTTTACATCAATCAAATAAAAAAATTAGGCTACAAATTAATTAATTGGATTGTATTTCTAATTTTCCTTGAAGCAATAACAGGTATTTTAATGTATTATGCAGAAATTCCTATTGGTACTCAAGCTATACATTTAATGGCAGGTGCTTTATTATTTGGGATGCAGTTTTATTTATGGCTACAGAGCAGAAAAACGATTAAGCGTTAG
- a CDS encoding molybdenum cofactor biosynthesis protein MoaE, with protein sequence MQRTSIKITADKLNLQECYAFVEDAICGGITAFIGTVRNDTEGKEVKQLDFSTYKPMAVKEMQKIADAALAKFEIHKIAIHHAEGMLQIGEIPVIITASSKHRKAAFLACEFAIDTLKETVPIWKKEYFSDGEVWVNAHP encoded by the coding sequence ATGCAAAGAACTTCAATTAAAATTACTGCAGATAAATTAAATCTACAAGAATGTTATGCTTTTGTAGAAGATGCTATTTGTGGAGGAATAACTGCATTTATTGGAACTGTTAGAAATGATACAGAAGGTAAAGAAGTAAAACAGCTAGATTTTTCTACATACAAACCCATGGCTGTAAAAGAAATGCAGAAAATTGCAGATGCAGCTTTAGCTAAATTTGAAATCCATAAAATCGCTATACATCATGCAGAAGGTATGTTGCAAATAGGAGAAATTCCAGTAATTATTACAGCATCCTCTAAGCATAGAAAAGCAGCGTTTTTAGCCTGTGAATTTGCAATAGATACTTTAAAAGAAACTGTGCCTATTTGGAAAAAAGAATACTTTTCTGATGGTGAAGTTTGGGTGAATGCACATCCTTAG
- a CDS encoding DUF3817 domain-containing protein: MKTAFRIISFLEGVSYLLLLFVATPIKYLQGDASYVKLLGMPHGILFMLYIVLAVVIQKQINWNTKTLGIVLLCSIIPFGTFYVDKKYLR, encoded by the coding sequence ATGAAAACAGCATTTAGAATAATAAGCTTTTTAGAAGGAGTGTCTTATTTATTGTTACTTTTTGTAGCTACACCTATAAAATATTTACAAGGTGATGCTTCTTACGTGAAACTTTTAGGTATGCCTCATGGAATTTTATTTATGCTCTACATTGTGCTAGCTGTTGTAATTCAGAAACAAATTAATTGGAATACAAAAACTTTAGGCATTGTATTGTTGTGCTCTATAATTCCTTTCGGAACCTTTTATGTAGATAAAAAATATTTGCGATAA
- a CDS encoding MoaD/ThiS family protein, whose protein sequence is MNITVLFFGISSDLVTENKVDLTLDKTISIAEFRRHLLEVYPALENIKTYALAVNEAYATDDFLLKPNDVVAVIPPVSGG, encoded by the coding sequence ATGAATATAACAGTGCTATTTTTTGGAATTTCATCTGATTTAGTAACAGAAAATAAAGTAGATTTAACTTTAGATAAAACAATTTCAATAGCTGAATTTAGAAGGCATTTACTAGAAGTTTATCCAGCTTTAGAGAATATTAAAACCTATGCATTAGCCGTTAATGAAGCTTACGCAACAGACGATTTTCTTTTAAAACCTAATGATGTTGTTGCTGTAATTCCACCTGTTAGTGGAGGTTAA